GGCATCCGACCTCGTCCGCGCGGCGCAGGAGCGGTCGATCACCGTGCTGATCAACCAGACGGACGGCCGGGAGGATGCCGAGCGACGCATCGCCGAGGGCATCGACATCCCGGTGATGGACGGCCTGATCCTGAGCCCGCTCGCCCTGACCGCCGCCGACTTCGAGCTTCGCACCGACACCACCCCCCTGATCCTGCTCGGCGAGCACGTCGGCGAGACGGAGATGCCCCACGTCGCGGTGGACAACACCGCCGCCGCACGCGCCGCCGTGGAGCACCTCATCGGGCTCGGCCGACGGCGCATCGCGGCGATCGGCGCGCAGCAGTCCGGCCCGAACGAGACGTCGGTGCTGCGGCTGTCCGGTTACCGGCAGGCCCTGGAGTCCGCCGGCATTCCGTTCGATCCGGCCCTGGTCGCGACGGTCGACACGTACTACCGCGGCGACGGGGCCCAGGCCGCCGAGGCGCTTCTGGATGGCGGGACCCCGTTCGACGCGGTCTTCGCCTTCAACGACCTGCTCGCACTCGGCGCCCTGCACGTGCTCGGCGCACGCGGGGTGAGCGTGCCCGGGCAGGTCGCCGTGATCGGCTTCGACAACATCGAGGAGGCCGGGTACAGCACGCCCGCGCTCAGTTCGGTCGCTCCGGACACCCTCGCGCTTGCCCGCACCGCGATCGACCTGCTCACGGCCGATCCGCCGGCCCGCGGCATCCATTCGATCCCCTTCGTCATCGCCGCGCGAGCCAGCACCACTGGAGAAGACACGTGACCGCCGAACCGCTTCCGATCGCCTCCACCCAGGACGGCTCGTACCCGCGGCCGCAGATCGTCCGTTCGCACTGGGCCGACCTCACCGGCACCTGGGACTTCGCGATCGGGGCGCCCGGTTCCCGCCCCTCCGCCGTGGATTTCGACCGCACGATCGTCGTGCCCTTCCCTCCGGAATCGGCAGCCTCCGGGCTCGGCGAGCAGGGGATGCTGCACTCGGTCTGGTACCGCCGCGCGTTCGGCCCGACCGAGCTGGAGGCGGCAGGGTGGACGGATGCCGGCGGCCGCGTCCTCCTGCACTTCGGCGCCGTCGACTGGGAGGCAACGGTCTGGGTCAACGGCATCACCGTCGCCATGCATCGCGGCGGGCAGTCACCGTTCACCGCCGACATCACCCATGCGCTGCGTCCCGGCGCGTCGAACGAGATCGTGGTGCACGCCGTCGATGATCCCGAGGACGTCTCGATCCTGCGCGGAAAACAGGATTGGCGCGATCAGCCGCATGCGATCTGGTACTCCCGCACGACGGGGATCTGGCAGCCGGTCTGGCTCGAGGCGGTCCCCGAGACGGCGATCACGTCGCTCACCTGGTCGAGCGACATCCCCACCGCGGGGGTCGAACTCGAGGTGGAGCTGACGGGCGCGCTCGATGACGACACATGGCTGAGCGTCGAACTCACCCACGACGGGGAGCTGCTCAGCGAGACCCGCACCCGCGTGCTGTCACGATTCGAGACGGTTCGGATGCGCCTTCCCCGCCAGACCAACGGGCAGCAGCACGAGGAGCTGCTGTGGAGCCCTGAGCACCCGACCCTGATCGATGCGACGGTGCGGGTGCAGACCCGGCGCGGCACCGATGCCGTCGCCAGCTACCTCGGGATCCGCAGTGTCGCGGCATCCGGCTCGGCATTCCTGCTCAACGACCGTCCGGTGAAGGTGCGGGCGGTCCTCGCGCAGAACTACTGGCCGGAGTCGCATCTGGCTGCGCCCGGCGCCGGAGCCCTGCGCCGCGAGGTCGAACTCATCCGCGACCTGGGCTTCAACACAGCCCGCGTGCATCAGAAGGCCGAGGATCCGCGATTCCTCTACTGGGCCGACCGGCTGGGGCTCATGGTGTGGGCGGAGACGGCCAGCGCCTACGCGTTCGACCGGCGTGCGGCATCCAATCTCCTCTCCGAATGGACATCGCTGGTCGCCCGCGACATCTCGCACCCGTCCGTCATCGTCTGGGTGCCGCTGAACGAGAGCTGGGGGGTTCAGCACATCGCGCACGACGAGCGGCAACGCGCGCTCAGCCGGTCGGTCGCCGATCTCACGCGTGCGCTGGACGGCACCCGCCCGGTCATCTCGAATGACGGATGGGAGCACACGCGCTCGGACATCTGGACCATCCACGACTACGAGGCCGACCCGACCGTCATCACGCGGCGCTACGCGGATGCTGCTGCCCTCGACGCGATGATCGCCGGGTTCGGCCCCGCCGGGAGGCGGATCTCGGTGGACGGAGACCGCTCCTCGAAGCCCGTGATGCTCACCGAATTCGGCGGGGTGAGCCTTCGTGCGCGCAACGGCACGGA
This portion of the Microbacterium pygmaeum genome encodes:
- a CDS encoding LacI family DNA-binding transcriptional regulator produces the protein MTTVGRTTLKDVAERVGVSAKTVSNVVNGTGWVTDDLRGRVKAAIDELGYRPNVAARNLRNGRSGMIAVALPDLSQPYFAELASDLVRAAQERSITVLINQTDGREDAERRIAEGIDIPVMDGLILSPLALTAADFELRTDTTPLILLGEHVGETEMPHVAVDNTAAARAAVEHLIGLGRRRIAAIGAQQSGPNETSVLRLSGYRQALESAGIPFDPALVATVDTYYRGDGAQAAEALLDGGTPFDAVFAFNDLLALGALHVLGARGVSVPGQVAVIGFDNIEEAGYSTPALSSVAPDTLALARTAIDLLTADPPARGIHSIPFVIAARASTTGEDT
- a CDS encoding glycoside hydrolase family 2 protein produces the protein MTAEPLPIASTQDGSYPRPQIVRSHWADLTGTWDFAIGAPGSRPSAVDFDRTIVVPFPPESAASGLGEQGMLHSVWYRRAFGPTELEAAGWTDAGGRVLLHFGAVDWEATVWVNGITVAMHRGGQSPFTADITHALRPGASNEIVVHAVDDPEDVSILRGKQDWRDQPHAIWYSRTTGIWQPVWLEAVPETAITSLTWSSDIPTAGVELEVELTGALDDDTWLSVELTHDGELLSETRTRVLSRFETVRMRLPRQTNGQQHEELLWSPEHPTLIDATVRVQTRRGTDAVASYLGIRSVAASGSAFLLNDRPVKVRAVLAQNYWPESHLAAPGAGALRREVELIRDLGFNTARVHQKAEDPRFLYWADRLGLMVWAETASAYAFDRRAASNLLSEWTSLVARDISHPSVIVWVPLNESWGVQHIAHDERQRALSRSVADLTRALDGTRPVISNDGWEHTRSDIWTIHDYEADPTVITRRYADAAALDAMIAGFGPAGRRISVDGDRSSKPVMLTEFGGVSLRARNGTDWGYSTAENPEEFGERVCALIRAVDAAAPLSGFCYTQLTDTGQETNGLLYEDRTPKVEVAAIRAAVRGEPSP